One genomic region from Rosa rugosa chromosome 1, drRosRugo1.1, whole genome shotgun sequence encodes:
- the LOC133725521 gene encoding uncharacterized protein LOC133725521 isoform X2, which produces MACEGGDGKGSTAAADATKKELLRAIDVRLVAVRQDLSTACARASAAGFNPDTVSELQLFADQFGAHRLHEASTKFISLWERRSELISPWKPGGDDRLVRASCESDMSIDDPTEDTTGLHVEDLSKPSTCQQPKSVASNFPTQQRNKVTEEDKDGDKTKKVENKDEPQTEPTLATQQPARRLSVQDRIKLFENKQDSPTGSSGGGKPVVAKPGELRRLSSDVSSAPAAVLRRWSGASDMSIDLSADKKDTESPLCTPSSISSVSLSRGNSIVSGVAEGKDRKALNDSVDSSLSGRVGHLGVKDQAEGQIGAGVLGEEEEVGSKVRNNLKTQVSSQTQSKSSIGKTEQVGLSDQGVSLEKLNISSGSKERSGGSKDQAGSETRSIGFSNRAEVAGGKNQVGSAPSDGGTVNRVEDSRSRDQSMTQLHPRGFQGHTRSFSGQFEGGFGRKPDEASSGQLKGIQPDQLPPQPLWRSFSGEHEEVGRNDLTSSDKQQLKVESSGTQKMKFQKPASASREQNKRSQGRRDESGNSKLDFMGDKGSVNQESLATMSTAVEQVQRVRQTKGNQELNDELKLKANELEKLYAEHKLRVPVDQSSSARRSKPVDMKKEEAVSSQHRKPAVEEIPPAQFVDTRVMEPVGSSSNMANFNTPPLKVPSNQDYGDTPKQNFSEVGFSLDSKGKFYERYMQKRDAKLREEWGSKREEKEAKLKAMEDSLEQSRAELNAKFSGSADRQDSVSSARRRAEKLRSFNFRSSMKKEQPLDSAPWTPTAPAPRSSAKVSNLSSGRRRLESDNPLAQSVPNFSDLRKENTKPSSGVSKVAASKIAARSQVRSYSRSKSSSEDTVMFKEEKSRRSQSLRKSSANPVEFNTLSPMNSDGVVLVPLRFDKEQTEQGPYDKFPEIVESKSFLRKGNGIGTGSGVSISKLKGFMASETRNNEEEFDELAFEAEDAVDMAKEEEEEEEELEMMVVEDDVDMDIGKPRSSQESDKSGNSGSDNVNSVRSLSQADPTSVAELPAAVPSTFHAVGSVPGSPGESPMSWNLQMHHPFSYQHETSDIDASVDSPMGSPASWNSHGLSQTDVDAARMRKKWGSAQKPVLATNSSQNQSRKDMTKGFKRLLKFGRKSRGTDNMADWISATTSEGDDDTEDGRDPANRSSDDLRKSRMGFAQGPDDGFNETEFNERVQALSSIPSPPVNFRLREEHISGSSLKAPRSFFSLSSFRSKGSDSKLR; this is translated from the exons ATGGCATGCGAAG GTGGGGATGGAAAAGGTAGCACAGCAGCCGCAGATGCAACAAA GAAGGAGCTTTTAAGGGCTATTGATGTACGGCTGGTTGCAGTGAGGCAGGATCTATCCACAGCTTGTGCTCGTGCATCTGCTGCTGGTTTCAACCCTGATACAGTCTCCGAACTACAACTATTTGCAGATCAGTTTGGTGCCCATCGGTTACA CGAAGCAAGTACAAAGTTTATATCTCtgtgggagagaagatcagagcTGATCAGCCCATGGAAGCCAGGTGGCGACGACAGACTCGTCCGAGCCTCATGCGAGTCTGACATGTCAATCGATGACCCTACCGAAGACACAACTGGGTTGCATGTAGAAGACCTATCAAAGCCATCCACGTGTCAACAGCCCAAGTCCGTTGCCAGCAACTTTCCCACGCAACAACGTAACAAAGTAACTGAGGAAGACAAAGACGGCGACAAGACCAAGAAGGTGGAAAACAAGGACGAGCCTCAGACCGAGCCAACGTTGGCAACTCAACAACCTGCGAGAAGGCTCAGCGTCCAGGACCGCATCAAGCTCTTTGAGAATAAGCAGGACAGTCCTACTGGTTCCAGCGGTGGCGGCAAACCCGTTGTTGCCAAACCTGGGGAGCTCCGGCGGCTGTCGTCTGATGTGTCATCGGCGCCTGCGGCCGTGCTTCGGAGATGGAGCGGTGCTAGTGACATGAGCATCGATTTGAGTGCTGACAAGAAAGACACTGAGAGCCCCTTGTGCACGCCATCCTCTATTTCCTCTGTTTCTCTATCAAGGGGAAATAGTATTGTATCTGGTGTGGCAGAGGGTAAGGACCGGAAGGCGCTGAATGACTCGGTGGATTCGAGTCTTTCTGGTAGAGTTGGCCATCTTGGGGTGAAAGATCAAGCCGAGGGGCAGATCGGGGCTGGGGTATTAGGTGAAGAGGAGGAGGTGGGGTCAAAGGTGAGGAACAATTTGAAGACGCAGGTGAGTTCCCAGACCCAATCCAAGTCTTCTATTGGCAAAACAGAGCAGGTTGGGTTAAGTGATCAAGGGGTTTCTCTAGAGAAGTTGAATATATCTTCAGGTAGCAAAGAGAGAAGTGGTGGGTCTAAGGATCAAGCCGGTTCCGAGACACGGTCTATAGGATTTTCAAATCGGGCAGAGGTTGCTGGTGGGAAGAACCAGGTTGGGAGTGCTCCATCTGATGGTGGAACTGTGAATAGGGTTGAGGATTCTAGATCGAGAGATCAGTCAATGACTCAGTTACATCCTAGGGGATTCCAGGGTCATACCCGATCTTTCTCGGGGCAGTTTGAGGGTGGTTTTGGACGAAAACCTGACGAAGCCTCTTCAGGGCAGCTCAAAGGCATCCAGCCTGATCAACTACCTCCCCAGCCTCTGTGGAGATCGTTTTCTGGAGAGCATGAGGAGGTGGGAAGAAATGACTTGACATCATCAGATAAGCAACAACTAAAAGTGGAAAGTTCTGGAACTCAGAAAATGAAATTCCAGAAACCTGCTTCTGCCAGTCGTGAACAGAATAAGAGGTCACAGGGTAGGAGAGATGAAAGTGGAAACAGCAAGTTGGATTTTATGGGTGATAAAGGTTCAGTGAATCAAGAGAGCCTTGCTACAATGTCAACAGCAGTAGAGCAAGTTCAGAGAGTAAGACAGACCAAGGGAAATCAGGAACTCAATGATGAACTTAAACTGAAGGCAAATGAGCTTGAAAAGCTTTATGCAGAGCACAAACTTAGGGTTCCTGTGGATCAGTCTAGTTCCGCTCGTAGAAGCAAGCCTGTGGATATGAAGAAGGAAGAGGCAGTAAGTTCACAACATAGAAAGCCAGCAGTAGAGGAGATTCCTCCTGCACAATTTGTTGACACCAGAGTCATGGAACCTGTGGGTAGTTCTAGTAACATGGCAAACTTCAATACTCCACCATTGAAGGTACCAAGTAACCAGGACTATGGTGATACTCCAAAGCAGAATTTCTCCGAGGTTGGATTCTCTCTTGATTCTAAAGGAAAATTCTATGAGAGGTACATGCAGAAAAGAGATGCTAAGCTGAGAGAAGAATGGGGTtccaaaagagaagagaaggagGCCAAGTTGAAGGCCATGGAAGATAGCCTTGAACAAAGTAGGGCAGAGTTAAATGCCAAATTTTCAGGGTCAGCAGACAGACAGGATTCAGTATCCAGTGCTCGTCGACGCGCTGAGAAGCTCAGATCATTTAATTTTCGATCTAGTATGAAAAAGGAGCAG CCATTAGATTCCGCCCCCTGGACCCCAACTGCACCAGCCCCTCGCTCATCAGCCAAAGTTTCCAACCTTAGTTCAGGGCGGCGAAGATTAGAATCAGATAATCCTCTTGCACAATCAGTTCCAAACTTTTCTGatttaaggaaagaaaatacGAAGCCCTCTTCTGGAGTTAGCAAAGTAGCCGCTAGCAAAATAGCTGCTCGCTCACAGGTCAGAAGCTATTCCCGCAGCAAGAGTAGTAGTGAAGATACAGTAATGTTCAAGGAAGAGAAGTCGCGGCGTTCTCAGTCCTTGAGGAAGAGTTCCGCTAATCCTGTAGAATTCAACACCTTGTCGCCAATGAACTCTGATGGGGTTGTCTTGGTGCCATTAAGATTTGACAAAGAGCAAACTGAGCAGGGCCCTTATGACAAATTTCCAGAAATTGTGGAGTCAAAATCCTTTCTTAGGAAGGGTAATGGGATAGGTACTGGTTCCGGAGTAAGTATTTCTAAGCTGAAAGGTTTCATGGCATCTGAGACCAGGAACAATGAAGAAGAATTTGATGAATTGGCCTTTGAGGCAGAAGATGCAGTAGATatggccaaggaagaagaagaagaagaggaagaacttGAAATGATGGTAGTTGAGGATGATGTTGATATGGATATCGGAAAACCGAGATCTAGTCAGGAATCTGACAAGTCCGGTAACTCCGGGTCTGATAATGTCAATTCTGTAAGATCTCTTTCTCAAGCAGACCCCACATCAGTTGCCGAGTTGCCTGCTGCTGTGCCTTCAACATTTCATGCCGTGGGGTCTGTGCCAGGCTCACCAGGGGAAAGCCCCATGTCATGGAACTTACAGATGCATCATCCGTTTTCCTACCAACACGAGACCTCTGATATTGATGCCTCTGTAGACTCTCCAATGGGGAGCCCTGCTTCTTGGAATTCTCATGGTCTTAGCCAAACAGATGTTGATGCAGCTCGAATGAGGAAGAAATGGGGAAGTGCTCAGAAACCTGTTCTTGCTACTAATTCATCACAAAATCAGTCACGCAAGGATATGACCAAAGGATTTAAACGGTTGTTAAAGTTCGGAAGAAAAAGTCGTGGGACAGATAATATGGCTGACTGGATCTCTGCTACGACTTCTGAAGGAGATGATGATACCGAAGATGGGCGAGATCCTGCCAACCGATCATCAGATGATTTGAGAAAGTCAAGAATGGGATTTGCACAGGGTCCCGATGATGGCTTCAATGAAACTGAGTTCAATGAAAGGG TTCAAGCATTAAGCTCTATCCCATCACCTCCGGTGAACTTTAGACTGAGGGAGGAGCATATTTCGGGAAGCTCATTAAAAG CTCCAAGATCATTCTTCTCGCTCTCATCATTCCGAAGCAAGGGAAGCGACTCAAAGTTGAGATAA
- the LOC133725521 gene encoding uncharacterized protein LOC133725521 isoform X1 has protein sequence MKSDTPLDYAVFQLSPKHSRCELYVSSNGNTEKLASGSIKPFVTHLKVAEEQVALAVQSIKLEVEKRKHAEKWFTKGTLERFVRFVSTPEVLELVNTFDAEMSQLESARRIYSQGMGGQPSGALGGDGKGSTAAADATKKELLRAIDVRLVAVRQDLSTACARASAAGFNPDTVSELQLFADQFGAHRLHEASTKFISLWERRSELISPWKPGGDDRLVRASCESDMSIDDPTEDTTGLHVEDLSKPSTCQQPKSVASNFPTQQRNKVTEEDKDGDKTKKVENKDEPQTEPTLATQQPARRLSVQDRIKLFENKQDSPTGSSGGGKPVVAKPGELRRLSSDVSSAPAAVLRRWSGASDMSIDLSADKKDTESPLCTPSSISSVSLSRGNSIVSGVAEGKDRKALNDSVDSSLSGRVGHLGVKDQAEGQIGAGVLGEEEEVGSKVRNNLKTQVSSQTQSKSSIGKTEQVGLSDQGVSLEKLNISSGSKERSGGSKDQAGSETRSIGFSNRAEVAGGKNQVGSAPSDGGTVNRVEDSRSRDQSMTQLHPRGFQGHTRSFSGQFEGGFGRKPDEASSGQLKGIQPDQLPPQPLWRSFSGEHEEVGRNDLTSSDKQQLKVESSGTQKMKFQKPASASREQNKRSQGRRDESGNSKLDFMGDKGSVNQESLATMSTAVEQVQRVRQTKGNQELNDELKLKANELEKLYAEHKLRVPVDQSSSARRSKPVDMKKEEAVSSQHRKPAVEEIPPAQFVDTRVMEPVGSSSNMANFNTPPLKVPSNQDYGDTPKQNFSEVGFSLDSKGKFYERYMQKRDAKLREEWGSKREEKEAKLKAMEDSLEQSRAELNAKFSGSADRQDSVSSARRRAEKLRSFNFRSSMKKEQPLDSAPWTPTAPAPRSSAKVSNLSSGRRRLESDNPLAQSVPNFSDLRKENTKPSSGVSKVAASKIAARSQVRSYSRSKSSSEDTVMFKEEKSRRSQSLRKSSANPVEFNTLSPMNSDGVVLVPLRFDKEQTEQGPYDKFPEIVESKSFLRKGNGIGTGSGVSISKLKGFMASETRNNEEEFDELAFEAEDAVDMAKEEEEEEEELEMMVVEDDVDMDIGKPRSSQESDKSGNSGSDNVNSVRSLSQADPTSVAELPAAVPSTFHAVGSVPGSPGESPMSWNLQMHHPFSYQHETSDIDASVDSPMGSPASWNSHGLSQTDVDAARMRKKWGSAQKPVLATNSSQNQSRKDMTKGFKRLLKFGRKSRGTDNMADWISATTSEGDDDTEDGRDPANRSSDDLRKSRMGFAQGPDDGFNETEFNERVQALSSIPSPPVNFRLREEHISGSSLKAPRSFFSLSSFRSKGSDSKLR, from the exons ATGAAATCTGATACGCCTCTTGATTATGCGGTTTTCCAGTTGTCACCCAAGCATTCAAG ATGTGAATTGTATGTTTCTAGTAATGGAAACACTGAGAAGCTAGCGTCTGGTTCAATCAAGCCATTTGTAACCCATTTAAAGGTTGCAGAGGAGCAGGTTGCACTTGCAGTTCAGTCAATTAAACTTGAGGTTGAGAAACGTAAACATGCTGAGAAATGGTTCACAAAAGGAACACTTGAAAG GTTTGTGCGGTTTGTTAGTACACCGGAGGTACTAGAACTGGTCAATACCTTTGATGCAGAAATGTCCCAATTGGAATCTGCACGGAGAATATATTCTCAG GGAATGGGAGGTCAACCTTCTGGTGCATTGG GTGGGGATGGAAAAGGTAGCACAGCAGCCGCAGATGCAACAAA GAAGGAGCTTTTAAGGGCTATTGATGTACGGCTGGTTGCAGTGAGGCAGGATCTATCCACAGCTTGTGCTCGTGCATCTGCTGCTGGTTTCAACCCTGATACAGTCTCCGAACTACAACTATTTGCAGATCAGTTTGGTGCCCATCGGTTACA CGAAGCAAGTACAAAGTTTATATCTCtgtgggagagaagatcagagcTGATCAGCCCATGGAAGCCAGGTGGCGACGACAGACTCGTCCGAGCCTCATGCGAGTCTGACATGTCAATCGATGACCCTACCGAAGACACAACTGGGTTGCATGTAGAAGACCTATCAAAGCCATCCACGTGTCAACAGCCCAAGTCCGTTGCCAGCAACTTTCCCACGCAACAACGTAACAAAGTAACTGAGGAAGACAAAGACGGCGACAAGACCAAGAAGGTGGAAAACAAGGACGAGCCTCAGACCGAGCCAACGTTGGCAACTCAACAACCTGCGAGAAGGCTCAGCGTCCAGGACCGCATCAAGCTCTTTGAGAATAAGCAGGACAGTCCTACTGGTTCCAGCGGTGGCGGCAAACCCGTTGTTGCCAAACCTGGGGAGCTCCGGCGGCTGTCGTCTGATGTGTCATCGGCGCCTGCGGCCGTGCTTCGGAGATGGAGCGGTGCTAGTGACATGAGCATCGATTTGAGTGCTGACAAGAAAGACACTGAGAGCCCCTTGTGCACGCCATCCTCTATTTCCTCTGTTTCTCTATCAAGGGGAAATAGTATTGTATCTGGTGTGGCAGAGGGTAAGGACCGGAAGGCGCTGAATGACTCGGTGGATTCGAGTCTTTCTGGTAGAGTTGGCCATCTTGGGGTGAAAGATCAAGCCGAGGGGCAGATCGGGGCTGGGGTATTAGGTGAAGAGGAGGAGGTGGGGTCAAAGGTGAGGAACAATTTGAAGACGCAGGTGAGTTCCCAGACCCAATCCAAGTCTTCTATTGGCAAAACAGAGCAGGTTGGGTTAAGTGATCAAGGGGTTTCTCTAGAGAAGTTGAATATATCTTCAGGTAGCAAAGAGAGAAGTGGTGGGTCTAAGGATCAAGCCGGTTCCGAGACACGGTCTATAGGATTTTCAAATCGGGCAGAGGTTGCTGGTGGGAAGAACCAGGTTGGGAGTGCTCCATCTGATGGTGGAACTGTGAATAGGGTTGAGGATTCTAGATCGAGAGATCAGTCAATGACTCAGTTACATCCTAGGGGATTCCAGGGTCATACCCGATCTTTCTCGGGGCAGTTTGAGGGTGGTTTTGGACGAAAACCTGACGAAGCCTCTTCAGGGCAGCTCAAAGGCATCCAGCCTGATCAACTACCTCCCCAGCCTCTGTGGAGATCGTTTTCTGGAGAGCATGAGGAGGTGGGAAGAAATGACTTGACATCATCAGATAAGCAACAACTAAAAGTGGAAAGTTCTGGAACTCAGAAAATGAAATTCCAGAAACCTGCTTCTGCCAGTCGTGAACAGAATAAGAGGTCACAGGGTAGGAGAGATGAAAGTGGAAACAGCAAGTTGGATTTTATGGGTGATAAAGGTTCAGTGAATCAAGAGAGCCTTGCTACAATGTCAACAGCAGTAGAGCAAGTTCAGAGAGTAAGACAGACCAAGGGAAATCAGGAACTCAATGATGAACTTAAACTGAAGGCAAATGAGCTTGAAAAGCTTTATGCAGAGCACAAACTTAGGGTTCCTGTGGATCAGTCTAGTTCCGCTCGTAGAAGCAAGCCTGTGGATATGAAGAAGGAAGAGGCAGTAAGTTCACAACATAGAAAGCCAGCAGTAGAGGAGATTCCTCCTGCACAATTTGTTGACACCAGAGTCATGGAACCTGTGGGTAGTTCTAGTAACATGGCAAACTTCAATACTCCACCATTGAAGGTACCAAGTAACCAGGACTATGGTGATACTCCAAAGCAGAATTTCTCCGAGGTTGGATTCTCTCTTGATTCTAAAGGAAAATTCTATGAGAGGTACATGCAGAAAAGAGATGCTAAGCTGAGAGAAGAATGGGGTtccaaaagagaagagaaggagGCCAAGTTGAAGGCCATGGAAGATAGCCTTGAACAAAGTAGGGCAGAGTTAAATGCCAAATTTTCAGGGTCAGCAGACAGACAGGATTCAGTATCCAGTGCTCGTCGACGCGCTGAGAAGCTCAGATCATTTAATTTTCGATCTAGTATGAAAAAGGAGCAG CCATTAGATTCCGCCCCCTGGACCCCAACTGCACCAGCCCCTCGCTCATCAGCCAAAGTTTCCAACCTTAGTTCAGGGCGGCGAAGATTAGAATCAGATAATCCTCTTGCACAATCAGTTCCAAACTTTTCTGatttaaggaaagaaaatacGAAGCCCTCTTCTGGAGTTAGCAAAGTAGCCGCTAGCAAAATAGCTGCTCGCTCACAGGTCAGAAGCTATTCCCGCAGCAAGAGTAGTAGTGAAGATACAGTAATGTTCAAGGAAGAGAAGTCGCGGCGTTCTCAGTCCTTGAGGAAGAGTTCCGCTAATCCTGTAGAATTCAACACCTTGTCGCCAATGAACTCTGATGGGGTTGTCTTGGTGCCATTAAGATTTGACAAAGAGCAAACTGAGCAGGGCCCTTATGACAAATTTCCAGAAATTGTGGAGTCAAAATCCTTTCTTAGGAAGGGTAATGGGATAGGTACTGGTTCCGGAGTAAGTATTTCTAAGCTGAAAGGTTTCATGGCATCTGAGACCAGGAACAATGAAGAAGAATTTGATGAATTGGCCTTTGAGGCAGAAGATGCAGTAGATatggccaaggaagaagaagaagaagaggaagaacttGAAATGATGGTAGTTGAGGATGATGTTGATATGGATATCGGAAAACCGAGATCTAGTCAGGAATCTGACAAGTCCGGTAACTCCGGGTCTGATAATGTCAATTCTGTAAGATCTCTTTCTCAAGCAGACCCCACATCAGTTGCCGAGTTGCCTGCTGCTGTGCCTTCAACATTTCATGCCGTGGGGTCTGTGCCAGGCTCACCAGGGGAAAGCCCCATGTCATGGAACTTACAGATGCATCATCCGTTTTCCTACCAACACGAGACCTCTGATATTGATGCCTCTGTAGACTCTCCAATGGGGAGCCCTGCTTCTTGGAATTCTCATGGTCTTAGCCAAACAGATGTTGATGCAGCTCGAATGAGGAAGAAATGGGGAAGTGCTCAGAAACCTGTTCTTGCTACTAATTCATCACAAAATCAGTCACGCAAGGATATGACCAAAGGATTTAAACGGTTGTTAAAGTTCGGAAGAAAAAGTCGTGGGACAGATAATATGGCTGACTGGATCTCTGCTACGACTTCTGAAGGAGATGATGATACCGAAGATGGGCGAGATCCTGCCAACCGATCATCAGATGATTTGAGAAAGTCAAGAATGGGATTTGCACAGGGTCCCGATGATGGCTTCAATGAAACTGAGTTCAATGAAAGGG TTCAAGCATTAAGCTCTATCCCATCACCTCCGGTGAACTTTAGACTGAGGGAGGAGCATATTTCGGGAAGCTCATTAAAAG CTCCAAGATCATTCTTCTCGCTCTCATCATTCCGAAGCAAGGGAAGCGACTCAAAGTTGAGATAA